In the genome of Entelurus aequoreus isolate RoL-2023_Sb linkage group LG08, RoL_Eaeq_v1.1, whole genome shotgun sequence, one region contains:
- the si:dkey-106l3.7 gene encoding uncharacterized protein si:dkey-106l3.7 isoform X2: MMEVWVAEQIPEADLLEDIPEDSPKPLFSPSHLDRAARAESVDSGVETASTDTWGPASPEADVMDPTDSFRSFSSLGSMSLPSSGSLVDLSLNSTSGSSRLKNALQRIESRRQSRRPDAQPYLATPRCARTSVQMLEGVHLQTQKLLHQNPETRTFFLSSKEQGLRQVESEGLSPGFVHLEEVCRRLEILAREKRLDMDVLSSQEHADAERRPVSVIVSFHGDDGELLAGDDADFLQDPRRRLHHRSSSDTTLASLGGSSSAPTTCQTRWSKTTGGPLGCRDRRQHNTATTRTGRSSLVL, from the exons ATGATGGAGGTTTGGGTGGCGGAACAAATTCCAGAGGCCGACCTTCTGGAGGACATTCCCGAGGACTCACCCAAACCTTTATTCTCTCCTTCTCACCTGGACAGAGCAGCGCGAGCCGAGTCTGTGGACTCTGGAGTGGAGACGGCCAGCACGGACACCTGGGGGCCCGCATCTCCTGAGGCGGACGTCATGGACCCCACGGACAGCTTCAGGTCTTTTTCATCTTTGGGATCCATGTCGCTGCCTTCTTCTGGCTCCCTCGTGGACCTCAGCTTAAACTCCACCTCAGGGTCCTCCAGACTGAAGAACGCCCTCCAGAGGATCGAATCCAGGCGACAGAGCCGCCGCCCTGACGCCCAGCCATACCTGGCCACGCCAAGGTGTGCCAGGACCTCCGTGCAGATGTTAGAGGGTGTCCACTTACAAACCCAGAAACTGCTCCACCAGAACCCTGAGACCAGAACCTTCTTTTTGAGCAGCAAGGAGCAG GGTCTACGCCAGGTGGAGTCCGAAGGTCTGAGTCCGGGCTTCGTCCACCTGGAGGAGGTGTGTCGGAGGTTGGAGATCTTGGCCAGAGAGAAGCGCCTGGACATGGACGTCCTTTCCAGCCAGGAACACGCAGACGCAGAGCGCCGCCCCGTCAGCGTCATCGTCTCTTTCCACGGCGACGACGGCGAGCTTCTTGCCGGCGACGACGCCGACTTCCTGCAAGACCCTCGCAGACGTCTTCACCACAGGTCATCGTCAGACACCACGCTGGCGTCGCTCG GGGGCAGCAGCTCAGCACCCACAACCTGCCAGACCAGGTGGAGCAAGACCACAGGCGGGCCCCTAGGTTGCAGAGACAG